CTTAGAAAAAGATCTGAGCATACTGCTTAAAGACCAGACCACTAAAGGACTTGCCCTAATGTATATTGACCTTGACCGCTTTAAAATGCTGAATGACACGATGGGGCATTCCATTGGTGATCTGCTTCTTAAAGAGGTCAGTTTTCGTCTTCGGTCGCTTGAAATTCCATCATATAAAGTGTACAGACAAGGTGGAGATGAATTTATTCTCCTATTTCAGAACGCGGACAAGCTCTTAGCGGAACAGTATGCACAGCAGATTCTTGACAAATTTGCCGAACCAATACATCTGAATGAGCTTGTTTATTTTATTAGTCCAAGCATCGGAATCAGCCTATATCCTGAAAACGGAATGGAAGAATCCCAGCTGATCACAAATGCAGATATGGCACTTTATGACGTGAAGCAAAGAGGGCGCGGCCGTTTTCAGACTTATCATTCCGGAATGAACAAAAATTCAAGCAGGCTGCTTGCGATTGAAACGGGACTCAGGCAAGCTCTTGAAAACAACGAATTTTCACTATTTTATCAGCCTCAAGTTGATTTGAATACGAATGAGACGAAAAGCTTTGAAGCTTTGCTGAGATGGACGCATGAAGGAATGGGTTCAGTTCCTCCCACTGCTTTTATTTCTGTTGCCGAGGAATCCGGACTGATGATCCCAATTGGCGAATGGATCATAGAAGAGGTGTGCAAACAGCTGGCAGAATGGAGCTTGAATGGCAACAGTCGAGTAAAAGTCGCCATTAACCTTTCTTCTAAGCAATTTCAGCAATACTACCTTGCAGACATGATTCGATCTCTCTTTCAGACTTATCAAATTCAGCCACATCAAATAGAATTTGAGATAACAGAGGGTGCCCTGCAAAATCCGCATGAAGCAATGGAAACCATTCGGAGATTAAAAAGTCTTGGAGTCTCCATTTCTATTGATGACTTTGGAAAGGGATTCTCATCCCTGCGCTATCTTAAAACGTTTCCGATTGATACGTTGAAAATCGACCAATCGTTTATAAAAAATGTTATAACGGATGAAAAGGATGCAGCTATTATCACATCTATTGTTCATCTTGCAGAAAGCCTATCACTTGAAGTAGTTGCCGAAGGAATTGAAACACAAGAGCAATACGCTTATTTAAAAGCATTAAATTGTCAAACAGGCCAGGGATATTTCTTTTCCAAACCATTGCCTCCTGATGAAATTGAACAAAGATATCTTAAATAAAAAAGGCGCTGGTTTAAAACCATGCGCCTTTAGATTTTTATTAACGTAAAAACAGTAATTTCCGGCACTGAAAAAAAGCGGTATGGAAGTCTGGTGGTACCAAGTCCGCGATTCACATAAAGCTTCATTGAGTCCACCTCATACAGTCCTTCGGTATATACGGATGCGTAGGGAGGCGTGATCAAGGGGCCATAGAACGGCAGCTGTACTTGGCCTCCGTGACTATGTCCTGATAACTGCAGATCAACAGAAAACTGTTTTGCTTCCAGCGCAGCATCAGGCTCATGTGCCAGAAGAATTGTAAAGAGCCTGCTGCCTGCATCTGCAAACGTTTGATCAAAGTCAGGTCTGCCAAGCATCATATCATCAATTCCCGCAACAAAAACGGAAGATCCATCAAGCAATGAGATCCGTTCCCCTCTATTTTTCAGCAGGTTAAAATTTGAATCTTTCATGATGGTTTCATAGACAGATGTCCCATATCCGCCATGATCATGGTTCCCATAAATGGCATACTTCCCTAGAGGCGCTTTCAATCTCCCCAGAACTGGCGAAATTTGATGCAAATATGCGTACTGATTAGGTTTATCTATAA
The window above is part of the Metabacillus dongyingensis genome. Proteins encoded here:
- a CDS encoding bifunctional diguanylate cyclase/phosphodiesterase — protein: MDKLKKAIIEDFQSEKHIEKIESIIFTIILEHIKDLVFLMKVDQDHVRYVFVNDEGVKHAGLTEDYAGLSLSDVMDKNAADHLLEMYSVVRQTKQPFSYQDQVRLIDGTVIFGESVLTPFMNDMGEVIYIISVTRDISERVSEKQKLIESQQRYKSLFDHNIDSIFSLDLNGAIVSANSAAIDLMKTFTISLIGKSVFDLFNQDRERITSMFSHAVKGSAMEDESNLKVKNQELHLHLKTIPIILNNSIQGIYLIARDISDQKRHHSLIKHMAFHDSLTGLLNRTALEKDLSILLKDQTTKGLALMYIDLDRFKMLNDTMGHSIGDLLLKEVSFRLRSLEIPSYKVYRQGGDEFILLFQNADKLLAEQYAQQILDKFAEPIHLNELVYFISPSIGISLYPENGMEESQLITNADMALYDVKQRGRGRFQTYHSGMNKNSSRLLAIETGLRQALENNEFSLFYQPQVDLNTNETKSFEALLRWTHEGMGSVPPTAFISVAEESGLMIPIGEWIIEEVCKQLAEWSLNGNSRVKVAINLSSKQFQQYYLADMIRSLFQTYQIQPHQIEFEITEGALQNPHEAMETIRRLKSLGVSISIDDFGKGFSSLRYLKTFPIDTLKIDQSFIKNVITDEKDAAIITSIVHLAESLSLEVVAEGIETQEQYAYLKALNCQTGQGYFFSKPLPPDEIEQRYLK
- a CDS encoding metallophosphoesterase, encoding MTKDITRRAFLKGLFASLAGALLAAFGGYGYARYIEPRLIHTTEIEISSTKLPSSFSGVKIVQFSDTHLSEDYSINQLEKIVNKINLLSPDVIFFTGDLIDKPNQYAYLHQISPVLGRLKAPLGKYAIYGNHDHGGYGTSVYETIMKDSNFNLLKNRGERISLLDGSSVFVAGIDDMMLGRPDFDQTFADAGSRLFTILLAHEPDAALEAKQFSVDLQLSGHSHGGQVQLPFYGPLITPPYASVYTEGLYEVDSMKLYVNRGLGTTRLPYRFFSVPEITVFTLIKI